The genomic window ACGAATGGTTTTATATCAAAAAAAACGTACCCTGCCTTGAGCAACCTCATTCAGGAACCTCCGGCCGTGTTTAAGATAGCGGAAAAAAATCCCGAAGAGATGGGCTACGGCGAACTCTCCCGTTACATTAAACGACTCAAGCTGGACGGCCATGACGTGAGGAGGTATCTCGTTGACCTCTATAACAAGATTGCCTTCCCCTTCATTAACCTTATAATGGTATTTGCTGCCTTTTCCGTGGGCCTCAGGTACAGCAAAACCAAACATATATCGAAAGGGATATTTGCGGGTATGTCGCTGGGGATTTTTTACTGGTTCCTTCACTCCGTCTCCCTGTCGCTGGGGTATTCCGAAATATTCCCTCCCCTGTTCGCCGCCTGGTTTTCAAATCTTATTTTCTTCTCTTTCGGGATTATAGGTATCGTAACTTTAAGGACTTAATTGATTTTATTTTGCATAGAAAGGTAAAAGGGTGTTTTAAGTGAAAGCGTATCTCGACATTGAAACGGACAGAAACGGAAACATTTGCGTTATCGGCATTCACACGGAACCCAGCGGGTTCGTCCAGTGGCACGGAGAGAACATCAACACGGACGATATAGAAAGGGAATTGCAGAGGGCCAGTACGATCGTCACTTTCAACGGCGATCTCTTCG from Syntrophorhabdaceae bacterium includes these protein-coding regions:
- a CDS encoding LptF/LptG family permease gives rise to the protein ASDFLYQVKIKKEESYVYFKNDRIWFKRNNWINNIDYFDNKLDKIKGLTVIELAPDYTIKRRFDAKEGVWKDGSWTFYNVSERSFGTNGFISKKTYPALSNLIQEPPAVFKIAEKNPEEMGYGELSRYIKRLKLDGHDVRRYLVDLYNKIAFPFINLIMVFAAFSVGLRYSKTKHISKGIFAGMSLGIFYWFLHSVSLSLGYSEIFPPLFAAWFSNLIFFSFGIIGIVTLRT